From a single Endozoicomonas euniceicola genomic region:
- a CDS encoding autotransporter outer membrane beta-barrel domain-containing protein, translated as MKPRALFSLPVKLAVLGGLSGFIQPALLADEPQVNFDQQNKTAHFKYTDTRTDVLDIKVDTSKVWKAPEQDVYYFKVMDVNGDIAGGRFLPIEQIPPSQLVSAQKVSAVLSQPAIADRMMHEASLHAYDSFTRLTSSILSGRIPAAALSESRNAGLYDKPSSHWLAQKEPDDAVDYLGQEDLGQSDVAADHDTFYNYSQVVKQGAKAFVYGEWFGLMQVYGHFLDQKKVNDMAGFKSNGYGIQMSLLRPVGNEWLIGIYGAWQKLTADLKDFNGGVESGTWRVGPTIAWRRGSLRAEGLVTYNWNTIDSKSHSYKADYKSRQWDVYARGGYDLDLSHLSAGLTLTPEVQLMYVNRQRDDFNWFTQMVKKGKSGGWVSRLGAVFTYEREQFSQPFELKLSLGWQHSDLKTADLEVEGKKKKYGYYDQNGAYYSVGLDTFLYERLNMSLVYGGVWMKESLSHHILAGLEVRF; from the coding sequence GTGAAACCCAGAGCATTATTTTCGTTGCCTGTGAAATTAGCGGTCCTTGGTGGATTATCAGGATTTATTCAACCGGCACTGCTTGCTGATGAGCCTCAAGTCAACTTTGACCAGCAGAACAAGACGGCTCACTTTAAATACACGGATACCCGCACTGATGTTTTAGACATAAAAGTAGATACCTCAAAAGTCTGGAAAGCGCCGGAACAGGATGTGTATTACTTTAAGGTTATGGATGTTAATGGCGATATAGCGGGTGGGCGTTTTCTTCCTATTGAACAAATTCCTCCATCGCAACTCGTCAGTGCTCAGAAGGTCAGTGCTGTTTTATCACAACCAGCCATCGCTGACCGGATGATGCACGAAGCTTCACTTCATGCTTATGACAGTTTTACCCGGCTGACCAGCAGCATCCTGAGTGGCCGGATTCCCGCTGCGGCCTTATCCGAAAGCCGTAATGCCGGGCTCTACGATAAGCCTTCTTCCCACTGGCTGGCGCAGAAGGAGCCTGATGATGCTGTGGACTATCTTGGTCAGGAAGATCTGGGGCAGAGTGATGTCGCCGCTGATCACGATACGTTTTACAATTATTCGCAGGTAGTTAAGCAGGGGGCAAAGGCTTTTGTTTATGGAGAATGGTTTGGGCTGATGCAGGTTTATGGCCACTTTCTTGATCAGAAAAAAGTTAACGATATGGCCGGGTTTAAATCAAACGGCTATGGAATACAGATGTCCCTGCTTCGTCCGGTTGGTAATGAATGGTTGATTGGTATCTATGGAGCCTGGCAAAAGCTTACGGCTGACCTGAAAGACTTTAATGGTGGAGTTGAGTCGGGAACCTGGCGTGTGGGGCCCACTATCGCCTGGCGGCGTGGTTCCCTGCGTGCTGAAGGACTGGTGACGTATAACTGGAATACGATTGACAGTAAATCTCATAGCTACAAAGCGGATTATAAAAGCAGGCAATGGGATGTGTATGCCCGTGGCGGGTATGACCTGGATTTAAGTCATCTGTCTGCGGGGCTGACACTCACGCCGGAAGTGCAGTTGATGTATGTTAACCGGCAACGTGACGACTTCAACTGGTTTACCCAGATGGTGAAAAAAGGCAAGAGCGGTGGCTGGGTATCACGACTTGGGGCGGTATTCACATATGAACGGGAACAATTCAGCCAGCCGTTTGAGCTTAAACTCTCTCTTGGATGGCAGCACTCCGATTTAAAAACCGCTGACCTGGAAGTAGAGGGAAAGAAGAAAAAATACGGTTACTATGACCAGAATGGTGCTTACTATTCTGTCGGGCTCGATACTTTTCTTTATGAGCGGTTAAATATGAGTCTGGTTTATGGTGGCGTCTGGATGAAAGAGTCGTTATCTCATCATATTCTTGCCGGGCTGGAAGTTCGTTTTTGA
- a CDS encoding ISAs1 family transposase: protein MPVNPVPLIMFLNELPDPRKRSSSCEHNFIDTLVIAICATICGADTWEEMQEFGEEKEDWFRSFLELPNGIPSHDTFYRIFCMLNPEKFQETFTRWIKSAYPEALDIPNGDTEVIPIDGKAIKGSRGKGKGKKAVLMVSAWSTKLSLVLGQKKVDKKSNEITAIPQLLEAIDVKGCMITADAISCQKSIAETCVSREADYLLAVKGNQKTLYNDIQTTVEDHWNKHPEESVSETFFEQENKGHGRHEYRCCWFFDDLSTISTADEWTGIKQFCVVQSDRTINGKATTALRFYISSKATTAEEMLNATRQHWEVENNLHWMLDVAFNEDACQTKDEYAAENLSTLRRIALNVLKADVTSKRSIKTKRKKAGWSNKYLAQLLKSFIIGAK from the coding sequence ATGCCTGTTAATCCTGTTCCATTAATAATGTTTCTCAACGAGTTACCCGATCCACGTAAACGCTCATCCTCCTGTGAGCACAACTTTATTGATACCCTTGTGATCGCCATCTGTGCCACCATCTGTGGAGCAGATACATGGGAAGAGATGCAGGAGTTTGGTGAAGAAAAAGAAGACTGGTTCCGTTCATTCCTTGAGCTTCCAAATGGCATTCCATCACACGACACCTTCTACCGGATTTTTTGCATGCTCAATCCGGAAAAGTTTCAGGAAACCTTCACCCGGTGGATAAAATCTGCCTATCCTGAAGCCCTTGATATACCTAATGGTGATACTGAGGTTATTCCTATTGATGGTAAAGCTATCAAGGGATCCAGAGGCAAAGGTAAGGGTAAAAAAGCTGTACTTATGGTCAGCGCCTGGAGTACTAAACTGAGTTTGGTTTTAGGACAAAAGAAGGTTGATAAAAAGTCGAACGAGATAACGGCAATTCCTCAACTTCTGGAGGCTATTGACGTGAAAGGCTGCATGATCACAGCCGATGCGATCAGCTGCCAAAAAAGCATTGCTGAAACCTGCGTAAGTCGGGAAGCAGACTATCTTCTTGCTGTTAAAGGCAACCAGAAAACACTGTACAACGATATTCAGACGACAGTTGAAGATCACTGGAATAAACATCCAGAGGAGTCAGTTTCTGAAACATTTTTCGAGCAAGAAAATAAAGGACATGGTCGTCATGAATACCGCTGCTGCTGGTTTTTTGATGACCTTTCTACTATTTCAACGGCTGATGAATGGACAGGAATAAAACAGTTTTGTGTCGTTCAGTCCGACCGGACAATCAATGGTAAAGCCACGACAGCCCTGAGGTTTTACATTTCCAGCAAGGCTACAACAGCCGAGGAAATGCTCAATGCAACACGCCAGCACTGGGAAGTGGAGAATAATCTGCACTGGATGCTGGATGTTGCCTTTAATGAGGATGCCTGCCAAACCAAAGATGAGTACGCTGCCGAAAATTTGTCTACATTACGGCGCATTGCTCTGAATGTTTTGAAGGCCGACGTTACCAGCAAGAGAAGCATAAAGACTAAGCGTAAAAAGGCTGGATGGAGCAACAAGTACCTTGCTCAGTTGCTAAAGTCATTCATTATCGGGGCTAAATGA
- the amrB gene encoding AmmeMemoRadiSam system protein B yields the protein MTVRQPAVAGTFYPDDPAILQKIVSNMLQETEQRDLSPKALIVPHAGYIYSGPVAASAYQLLEPFHDNINRVVLLGPSHQVAFEGLALPDADHFMTPLGSIHLDRPAMAALSRFSQVQTLSQAHAREHSLEVQLPFLQTCLESFSLVPLVVGNASALVVAEVIDFLWGKEDTLIVISSDLSHYHSYEEAQRRDNLTVKAIEQLTTDLTGGQACGCCPINGMLKVAQRRGMEVQTLDVRNSGDTAGDKQRVVGYGAFAIQ from the coding sequence ATGACCGTTCGCCAACCTGCTGTGGCCGGAACCTTCTACCCTGATGATCCGGCCATACTTCAGAAAATCGTTTCTAATATGCTTCAGGAAACTGAACAGCGCGACCTTTCTCCCAAGGCATTGATTGTTCCCCATGCCGGTTATATCTATTCCGGGCCGGTGGCAGCCAGTGCTTACCAGTTACTGGAACCTTTCCATGACAACATTAACCGGGTGGTATTGCTGGGACCTTCTCATCAGGTAGCCTTTGAGGGTCTGGCACTGCCTGATGCCGATCATTTCATGACACCACTGGGCAGCATTCATCTGGACAGACCGGCCATGGCAGCACTCAGTCGGTTCAGCCAGGTGCAGACGCTTTCCCAGGCACATGCCAGAGAACACAGCCTTGAAGTTCAGCTTCCGTTTTTACAAACCTGCCTTGAGAGCTTCAGTCTGGTTCCACTGGTGGTGGGTAATGCTTCCGCTCTGGTAGTCGCGGAAGTCATCGATTTCCTCTGGGGTAAGGAAGACACCCTGATTGTCATCAGCTCTGACCTGAGCCATTACCATTCCTACGAAGAAGCCCAGCGTCGGGATAACCTGACGGTAAAAGCCATTGAACAGTTAACCACGGACCTGACCGGGGGGCAGGCTTGCGGCTGCTGCCCCATCAATGGCATGCTGAAAGTAGCCCAGAGGCGAGGGATGGAAGTACAGACTCTGGATGTTCGCAACTCCGGTGATACCGCCGGTGATAAACAACGGGTTGTGGGTTATGGCGCCTTTGCCATTCAGTGA
- a CDS encoding transposase, with translation MVRPPKPTPPKGELSEMEKDPLSVKLEVDSFDGKIHVEWEPEASVTPMGQLPFFIQFLKTGHRFEPWINDCPLTYKSPNAPQKVDVIGSLMLSILSGHKRYAHIGTIIGDKVNAQLLGMKKIVSDDSARRGLKKIDEDEGVEWMQKHLHLCFDPLLTIPWIMDVDVTVKTIYGHQEGAVNGYNPHKKGRPSHTYHSYMMANLKLILEVEVRPGNQSQSKYSLPGLMELLNRLPKRCWPEFVRGDCDWGSDRVMSELEDAGCHYLFKMKKHGNVKKAIGNAHCSGGWVKYDNHWEGKESVIKLSGWKKERRIIIVRRRRPENEIPMLEKGIKERQQTLALIEEPENIKAYEYSVLVTSLDNDIVSIINHYRNRADCENNFDEIKNQWGWGGYVTKDMARCRMLARMVALVYNWWTLYVRLSNPDSHKESITSRPLLMSSIGKLTHSGNQKKIKLTSQHRWMYKIAKLQSELCDFFDSIKSIAPQLNPINAWCRILTKAVSKFLKKGQVITMQPLIRSG, from the coding sequence ATGGTTCGACCACCAAAACCCACTCCCCCAAAGGGTGAGTTGTCTGAAATGGAAAAAGATCCCTTATCCGTCAAACTCGAAGTCGATTCTTTCGACGGTAAAATTCATGTCGAGTGGGAGCCTGAAGCATCGGTCACCCCAATGGGACAGCTTCCTTTTTTTATACAGTTTTTAAAAACAGGTCACCGATTTGAACCCTGGATTAACGATTGCCCACTAACTTATAAAAGCCCAAACGCCCCTCAAAAAGTGGATGTGATTGGCTCATTAATGCTTTCCATTCTTTCAGGACATAAACGCTATGCGCATATCGGAACAATTATTGGTGATAAAGTAAACGCTCAGTTGCTCGGGATGAAAAAAATTGTCAGCGATGATTCTGCCAGGCGTGGTTTAAAGAAGATTGACGAAGATGAAGGCGTTGAATGGATGCAAAAACACCTCCATCTCTGTTTTGATCCGTTATTAACCATTCCATGGATTATGGATGTTGATGTTACCGTGAAAACCATTTATGGGCATCAGGAAGGAGCGGTTAATGGCTATAACCCACATAAGAAAGGGAGACCCTCTCATACTTACCACTCATATATGATGGCTAATCTTAAATTAATACTGGAGGTTGAAGTCAGACCCGGAAATCAAAGTCAAAGTAAATACTCTTTACCCGGTTTAATGGAGCTATTAAATCGACTTCCAAAACGCTGCTGGCCTGAATTTGTTCGTGGTGATTGTGATTGGGGAAGTGACCGGGTAATGAGCGAATTGGAAGATGCTGGTTGTCATTATCTTTTTAAAATGAAGAAGCACGGCAACGTTAAGAAAGCCATAGGGAATGCACACTGTAGCGGAGGATGGGTAAAATACGACAACCATTGGGAGGGAAAAGAATCCGTAATTAAACTGTCAGGTTGGAAAAAAGAAAGACGCATAATTATTGTTCGAAGACGGCGTCCTGAAAATGAAATACCGATGTTGGAAAAAGGAATAAAAGAACGTCAACAAACGTTAGCATTAATAGAAGAGCCAGAAAATATAAAAGCTTACGAGTATTCGGTTCTGGTCACATCTCTTGATAATGATATAGTCTCGATCATTAATCATTATCGCAATAGGGCTGACTGTGAAAATAACTTTGATGAAATCAAAAACCAATGGGGCTGGGGCGGTTATGTAACAAAAGATATGGCAAGATGTCGAATGCTGGCCCGAATGGTTGCCTTGGTTTACAACTGGTGGACGCTATACGTTCGATTGAGTAATCCGGACTCCCATAAAGAATCAATTACCAGCCGCCCCTTATTAATGAGTTCAATTGGCAAGCTGACCCACTCTGGCAACCAAAAGAAAATAAAGCTGACAAGCCAGCATCGATGGATGTATAAAATTGCGAAATTACAAAGTGAACTGTGTGATTTTTTTGATTCAATCAAAAGTATCGCACCGCAGTTGAATCCAATTAACGCATGGTGTCGTATTTTAACGAAAGCGGTCTCAAAATTTTTGAAAAAAGGGCAGGTTATTACGATGCAACCATTAATTCGATCGGGCTAA
- a CDS encoding IS110 family RNA-guided transposase, with product MRQRETLIRYRASHIQHMQKALRQMNLLLDNVVSDVTGKTGMSIIRSILRGERDPVVLASHRDSHCKQSEKVIAKSLHGHYRAEHLFALKQAVELYDFYEKEIEACDKALENQLSQFDDQVESASLPAKRKSASAPGFDVRAHLYRMTGVDLTAIEGIEENTALKVISETGTDMNRWPTEKHFCSWLGLSPGNKISGGKVLSSKTKRIPNRAASALRMAALTLVNSKSALGAYYRRMRSKLGAPKAITATAHKLARLIYSMLKNGSEYVERGQDYYEEQYRDRVIKNMKKRAEEMGYKLVRVETASPA from the coding sequence ATGCGCCAACGTGAAACCCTGATCCGCTATCGAGCGTCGCACATACAGCACATGCAGAAAGCCTTACGCCAAATGAACCTGCTGCTGGATAATGTCGTTTCGGATGTTACCGGCAAAACCGGGATGAGCATCATTCGTTCCATCCTCAGGGGTGAGCGCGATCCTGTAGTATTGGCGAGCCACCGTGATTCCCATTGCAAGCAATCAGAGAAAGTCATTGCTAAATCATTGCATGGACACTATCGGGCAGAGCATTTGTTTGCTCTGAAGCAGGCCGTTGAGCTTTATGATTTTTACGAAAAGGAAATCGAAGCTTGTGATAAGGCACTTGAGAATCAGCTGAGTCAGTTCGATGATCAGGTCGAAAGCGCCTCATTGCCTGCAAAGAGAAAATCAGCCAGCGCCCCCGGCTTTGATGTAAGAGCTCACCTTTACAGGATGACCGGGGTCGATCTGACAGCGATCGAGGGGATAGAAGAAAATACCGCCCTGAAAGTTATTTCTGAGACAGGGACGGACATGAACCGCTGGCCGACAGAGAAGCACTTTTGTTCCTGGCTGGGGCTGAGTCCCGGAAACAAAATATCCGGGGGAAAGGTGTTAAGCAGTAAGACCAAAAGGATTCCAAACAGGGCTGCTTCAGCTCTGAGGATGGCCGCATTGACACTGGTAAATTCAAAAAGTGCCCTAGGAGCCTATTATCGCCGGATGAGAAGTAAGCTGGGTGCACCCAAAGCGATTACAGCGACTGCACACAAACTTGCACGACTGATTTATAGCATGCTGAAAAATGGATCAGAATATGTTGAGCGAGGTCAGGATTACTACGAGGAGCAGTATCGTGACCGAGTGATTAAAAATATGAAAAAGCGTGCAGAAGAAATGGGGTACAAGCTGGTCAGGGTTGAAACAGCCTCACCAGCTTGA
- the tyrS gene encoding tyrosine--tRNA ligase gives MSENQNPLLKDLQARQLIAQTTAVEELDAHLSEQPRVLYCGFDPTADSLHLGHLVPLLVLKRFQMAGHKPIALVGGATGLIGDPSFKAAERQLNTPDIVAGWVDKIKGQVSQFIDFDCGENSALVANNLDWTGEMTALDFLRDIGKHFSVNAMINKESVQQRLNREGAGISFTEFSYALLQGMDFAELNKRYDCTLQVGGSDQWGNIVGGIDLSRRMNQARTFGLTVPLITKSDGTKFGKTEGGAVWLDSSKTSQYAFYQFWMNTADADVYRFMSFFTFLSQNEIDGIRKADEERQGRPEAQRILAREVTRLVHGEEGLQAAERITESLFSGDISNLSETDLEQLKQDGLPGATIQLNELEGQAMTQLFAEVGMVKSGKQVKDALGRNAVFFNGEARGAADNMNLTECFAKDNALFGRFFLVKLGKKNHFLFEVV, from the coding sequence ATGTCTGAGAATCAAAATCCACTGCTGAAAGATCTGCAGGCCCGCCAGCTCATCGCGCAGACTACTGCCGTCGAGGAACTGGACGCTCATCTGAGCGAACAGCCTCGGGTTCTTTATTGCGGCTTTGATCCGACGGCAGACAGTCTGCACCTGGGCCATCTGGTACCTCTGCTGGTATTGAAACGTTTCCAGATGGCTGGTCATAAGCCTATTGCCCTGGTAGGTGGTGCAACAGGTTTGATTGGTGATCCAAGCTTCAAGGCTGCCGAACGTCAGCTGAATACGCCGGACATCGTTGCTGGCTGGGTGGACAAAATCAAAGGTCAGGTGAGTCAGTTTATTGACTTTGATTGTGGTGAAAACTCTGCACTGGTAGCCAATAACCTGGATTGGACCGGTGAGATGACGGCGCTGGACTTCCTGCGTGACATTGGCAAGCACTTCTCTGTCAACGCCATGATCAACAAAGAGTCTGTTCAACAGCGCCTGAACCGTGAAGGGGCGGGTATCTCCTTTACAGAATTTTCCTACGCCCTGCTGCAGGGAATGGACTTTGCCGAGTTGAACAAGCGTTACGACTGCACTCTGCAGGTGGGCGGCAGTGACCAGTGGGGTAATATCGTTGGCGGTATCGATCTGTCCCGTCGTATGAATCAGGCTCGTACATTTGGTCTGACCGTACCTCTGATTACCAAGTCTGACGGTACCAAGTTTGGTAAGACGGAAGGTGGAGCCGTATGGCTGGATTCTTCTAAAACGTCTCAGTATGCGTTTTACCAGTTCTGGATGAATACTGCGGACGCTGACGTATATCGCTTTATGAGCTTCTTCACCTTCCTGAGCCAGAACGAGATCGATGGTATCAGGAAAGCCGACGAAGAGCGTCAGGGGCGTCCTGAAGCCCAGCGTATTCTGGCTCGTGAAGTGACTCGCCTGGTGCATGGTGAAGAAGGTTTACAGGCCGCCGAGCGTATTACGGAATCCCTGTTCTCTGGCGATATCTCCAACCTGTCTGAAACCGATCTGGAGCAGCTGAAGCAGGATGGTCTGCCAGGTGCGACTATTCAACTGAACGAGCTGGAAGGTCAGGCGATGACTCAGCTGTTTGCCGAGGTCGGTATGGTGAAATCCGGCAAGCAGGTAAAAGACGCCCTGGGTCGTAATGCCGTATTCTTTAACGGTGAAGCCCGTGGTGCCGCAGACAACATGAACCTGACGGAATGCTTTGCGAAAGATAACGCTCTGTTTGGCCGTTTCTTCCTGGTTAAGCTGGGCAAGAAAAACCATTTCCTGTTTGAAGTGGTTTGA
- the amrA gene encoding AmmeMemoRadiSam system protein A translates to MELSLPQQKELLRLARKTIADSCRQGLPPGTPEGDFPPIFYEQRATFVTLQKQENLRGCIGSLQVRRTLIEDIIHNAFAAAFRDSRFQPVSAAELNEIDIEISILSPLSEMNISSEDDLLQQLIPGQDGLVIENSFYRATFLPQVWEQLPTAQQFLQHLKQKAGISPDIWPDDMRCSRYTCFKFQEK, encoded by the coding sequence ATGGAACTGAGCTTACCTCAACAAAAAGAACTGCTCCGCCTTGCCAGAAAAACCATAGCCGACAGCTGTCGACAGGGGCTGCCTCCGGGGACGCCGGAAGGTGATTTTCCTCCCATTTTTTATGAACAGCGGGCCACCTTTGTAACACTGCAAAAACAGGAAAACCTGAGGGGGTGTATTGGATCTCTGCAGGTCAGACGAACCCTTATTGAAGATATTATTCACAACGCCTTTGCAGCCGCATTCCGGGACTCACGTTTTCAACCGGTATCCGCAGCAGAACTCAACGAGATAGACATCGAAATTTCAATACTCAGCCCTTTGTCAGAAATGAATATCAGTTCTGAGGACGATCTGCTGCAACAGCTTATTCCCGGTCAGGACGGACTGGTTATAGAAAATTCGTTCTACCGGGCCACTTTTTTACCCCAGGTCTGGGAGCAGCTGCCCACTGCGCAGCAGTTTTTACAGCACTTAAAACAGAAAGCCGGTATATCGCCGGATATCTGGCCTGATGATATGAGGTGCTCCCGCTACACATGCTTTAAATTTCAAGAGAAGTAG
- a CDS encoding transposase, which produces MGQLPFFIQFLKTGHRFEPWINDCPLTYKSPNAPQKVDVIGSLMLSILSGHKRYAHIGTIIGDKVNAQLLGMKKIVSDDSARRGLKKIDEDEGVEWMQKHLHLCFDPLLTIPWIMDVDVTVKTIYGHQEGAVNGYNPHKKGRPSHTYHSYMMANLKLILEVEVRPGNQSQSKYSLPGLMELLNRLPKRCWPEFVRGDCDWGSDRVMSELEDAGCHYLFKMKKHDNVKKAIGNAHCSGGWVKYDNHWEGKESVIKLSGWKKERRIIIVRRRRPENEIPMLEKGIKERQQTLALIEEPENIKAYEYSVLVTSLDNDIVSIINHYRNRADCENNFDEIKNQWGWGGYVTKDMARCRMLARMVALVYNWWTLYVRLSNPDSHKESITSRPLLMSSIGKLTHSGNQKKIKLTSQHRWMYKIAKLQSELCDFFDSIKSIAPQLNPINAWCRILTKAVSKFLKKGQVITMQPLIRSG; this is translated from the coding sequence ATGGGACAGCTTCCTTTTTTTATACAGTTTTTAAAAACAGGTCACCGATTTGAACCCTGGATTAACGATTGCCCACTAACTTATAAAAGCCCAAACGCCCCTCAAAAAGTGGATGTGATTGGCTCATTAATGCTTTCCATTCTTTCAGGACATAAACGCTATGCGCATATCGGAACAATTATTGGTGATAAAGTAAACGCTCAGTTGCTCGGGATGAAAAAAATTGTCAGCGATGATTCTGCCAGGCGTGGTTTAAAGAAGATTGACGAAGATGAAGGCGTTGAATGGATGCAAAAACACCTCCATCTCTGTTTTGATCCGTTATTAACCATTCCATGGATTATGGATGTTGATGTTACCGTGAAAACCATTTATGGGCATCAGGAAGGAGCGGTTAATGGCTATAACCCACATAAGAAAGGGAGACCCTCTCATACTTACCACTCATATATGATGGCTAATCTTAAATTAATACTGGAGGTTGAAGTCAGACCCGGAAATCAAAGTCAAAGTAAATACTCTTTACCCGGTTTAATGGAGCTATTAAATCGACTTCCAAAACGCTGCTGGCCTGAATTTGTTCGTGGTGATTGTGATTGGGGAAGTGACCGGGTAATGAGCGAATTGGAAGATGCTGGTTGTCATTATCTTTTTAAAATGAAGAAGCACGACAACGTTAAGAAAGCCATAGGGAATGCACACTGTAGCGGAGGATGGGTAAAATACGACAACCATTGGGAGGGAAAAGAATCCGTAATTAAACTGTCAGGTTGGAAAAAAGAAAGACGCATAATTATTGTTCGAAGACGGCGTCCTGAAAATGAAATACCGATGTTGGAAAAAGGAATAAAAGAACGTCAACAAACGTTAGCATTAATAGAAGAGCCAGAAAATATAAAAGCTTACGAGTATTCGGTTCTGGTCACATCTCTTGATAATGATATAGTCTCGATCATTAATCATTATCGCAATAGGGCTGACTGTGAAAATAACTTTGATGAAATCAAAAACCAATGGGGCTGGGGTGGTTATGTAACAAAAGATATGGCAAGATGTCGAATGCTGGCCCGAATGGTTGCCTTGGTTTACAACTGGTGGACGCTATACGTTCGATTGAGTAATCCGGACTCCCATAAAGAATCAATTACCAGCCGTCCCTTATTAATGAGTTCAATTGGCAAGCTGACCCACTCTGGCAACCAAAAGAAAATAAAGCTGACAAGCCAGCATCGATGGATGTATAAAATTGCGAAATTACAAAGTGAACTGTGTGATTTTTTTGATTCAATCAAAAGTATCGCACCGCAGTTGAATCCAATTAACGCATGGTGTCGTATTTTAACGAAAGCGGTCTCAAAATTTTTGAAAAAAGGGCAGGTTATTACGATGCAACCATTAATTCGATCGGGCTAA
- the amrS gene encoding AmmeMemoRadiSam system radical SAM enzyme: protein MTQNAIRHPPEYWPTQWWHVLDDSRIQCDVCPRACKLREGQQGLCFVRARHNDQIVLTSYGRSSGFCIDPIEKKPLNHFLPGTPVLSFGTAGCNLACKFCQNWDISKSREIDTLADQAMPEALAQAALQSGCRSMAFTYNDPVVFMEYAIDVAQAGHELDIKSVAVSAGYICEQPREQFYRYIDAANIDLKAFTESFYKKICGGALQPVLETLLYLKQETNVWFEIATLLIPGENDSDNELHAMSSWLADNLGAGIPLHFTAFHPDWKMMDHAHTPGSTLSRARDIARSYGLNYVYTGNVHDREGGSTWCHQCGALLIERDWYELGAWHIHQGACEQCGTPVAGVFESNPGAWGRKRIPIIMKT from the coding sequence ATGACTCAGAATGCCATCCGTCATCCTCCTGAGTACTGGCCAACTCAGTGGTGGCATGTATTGGACGACAGCCGTATTCAGTGTGACGTTTGCCCCAGAGCCTGCAAATTGAGGGAAGGGCAGCAGGGACTTTGTTTTGTCCGGGCCCGGCACAATGATCAGATTGTCTTGACCAGCTATGGCCGTTCCAGCGGCTTTTGTATCGATCCTATTGAAAAAAAACCGTTAAATCACTTTCTGCCGGGAACGCCTGTACTCTCTTTTGGGACTGCCGGTTGTAATCTTGCCTGCAAATTCTGCCAGAACTGGGATATTAGCAAATCGCGGGAAATAGATACGCTGGCTGATCAGGCTATGCCGGAAGCCCTGGCTCAAGCTGCATTGCAATCGGGTTGTCGCAGTATGGCGTTTACCTATAACGACCCGGTGGTTTTTATGGAGTATGCGATAGATGTCGCCCAGGCCGGACATGAGCTGGACATTAAATCGGTGGCGGTCAGTGCCGGGTATATTTGCGAACAGCCCAGGGAGCAGTTTTACCGATATATTGATGCGGCGAATATTGACCTGAAAGCCTTTACCGAGTCGTTTTATAAAAAAATCTGTGGTGGTGCGCTGCAGCCAGTTCTGGAAACGCTGCTTTATTTAAAGCAGGAGACTAATGTCTGGTTTGAGATTGCCACGTTGCTGATACCCGGAGAAAATGATTCAGACAACGAGCTGCATGCCATGTCCTCCTGGCTTGCGGATAATCTGGGGGCAGGTATTCCCCTTCACTTCACCGCGTTTCACCCTGACTGGAAAATGATGGATCATGCCCATACACCGGGCAGTACATTGTCACGAGCCAGAGATATCGCCCGGTCCTACGGGCTGAATTATGTCTATACCGGTAATGTTCATGACCGCGAGGGCGGGAGTACCTGGTGTCATCAGTGTGGCGCTCTGCTGATTGAGCGCGACTGGTATGAGCTGGGAGCCTGGCATATTCATCAGGGAGCCTGCGAGCAATGTGGGACGCCGGTTGCTGGTGTGTTTGAATCAAACCCGGGTGCATGGGGACGGAAGCGTATTCCAATTATAATGAAGACTTAG